The region TATGCAAACTAGTTTGTACAATTTTGAAGTCTGAAAATTTAGAATAATACATTGGCTCTTGTTTTGCCGTAGTATGAGATCTGGCTTGAAAGGTTGACAGTTGTATATAGTTTGTGGTACTAGTGAAGGGAGAGGGGGTGGGGTTGGGTGGCAATATATTGATTACAGGTTGAATGAGTGTTACTTATGATAGTGTTTTGACTTACAAGTCTCAGTAGTAAATGAATATCAAAATGGTCTGAATCTTTGACAAGTTTCACAACACAGCAAGCTTTTTCAAGCTACTTTAAATACATACTCTATGTGTATGCAAGTCTGACCTTCACAACTGTTTACTTTACCAAGATgatggaagggggggggggggggggggggcactgtaaaatttacaatttgaagACTCATTACCGTTTCTTTAGACTTATTATGTAAATTCCTTTACCTGGTTAATTTACTTGTTACAAACTCGGAGTGCCAACAATGATTACATTTGTGAGTCTATTTTTTGTGCATATTGCTAACTATATAACTTTCATCTGCTCAACAAGTATCTCAAATGTTCTCGTCCGAAACAGTGACAAATTTACAGGTGAATATTGAGACATATGTTAAATAGACACTAACATGGCAATATAAGGGCTAGATATATagtttagtctgtaaggtaggctatgacagggtgccctcacacattggtcaacctcCTCCCACTTGAGGAGTCTGGTGAGGGTGGAACTGTAATGACACGACATACCTTACAGTCCAGATATATTTGAGACAACCtacaaaatgacattatgaTAGTCATGCATGCATAAACAACatacaagaaatattttgactgtgagtagaaattttcattactatcCCTGAAGAAGACTCGTCAAAAGCTACAATTTATCCAAGTACAAAGTGGTGGAGTGCAATGTTTTAATGTGTTTGTAAAAACAAACTGAACATACATGACCAGGGCGCAAAATTGACTTTTTTCTTtagtagtcctagtgggctactaATTTCAAAacgtggtagcccaaggatggtgaccaatagtcctatattcctgaactgaaaacagagtgtTCCACTattgaaaatatgtttgttattaaaatactttcatgtccataaatcttccattctttaaatcattgcataatcagtggtagcctgagtgggctaccagctgcaaattacggtagccccatgacaagaattggtagtctgtagaCAGGACTCAAGACCTAATGACACGTCACACACTATAAAGCTCTCCCAGTAAATTTAACAACTGACACAAGATATTATATCACTGTTCTGGTTTTATTTGCCAGTAAATATTACAACAGTCAACATGTGAAAATTATATAACTCTTTTGGTGGTAATCCAAATTTGGACAATAATTTATTACATCACAGAATTATGTACATTCCAAAAACCTTATTATTGCACTATGCCTTGGCAGAATAAACTTCATTGGATTTCtactttcatatattttgtattttgatgttgttGCAAATTTTGAGAATCAtaaatttatgttttaaatctacatgtatacacacacacacacacacacacacacacacacatacatacatacacacacacacatacatacatacatacatacacacacacacacatacatacatacatacatacatacatacacacacacacatacatacatacatacatacacacacacacacatacatacatacatacatacatacatacacacatacatacatacatacatacatacatacatacatacataattatccCGCCATCATTTCCATAATTTTGCTCACTACCCTACACCAATGCGTGAAATTGATTCTATTTAATTAAAcgaaaaaatgtgatatttttttttgcaaactaACAAAAAGGGTTGAGCGATGCATGGGGCACTTCGTCCCTGCGAGCCTTATATGCTACATGAAAAGAGTAATACTGAATATTTATACAAAACGTCATGTTTATAAACTGGAAATTACAAAATTCTATGGTGATAATTCAGCCCTTGTTTAGCCTACTGAGCATGCTCACTATTATAGTCTACCTGTCTGTCATGTAACATCTATGTGTCACATGACCCTACAATGACATAATCCTGTCACATCTGTGCATCAGCTTTGTTTGGTATGATTGAATGGCTGGCTCTCTTATGTGGCACTGCTAGGTGTACAGATCGTCCTTGGAAAAACATCTCTTCGTGCCTAAATAATAACGGTTTTCATTCAGACAGTTTAGCATACATGTAAGCCCCACCGATGTGGCTcaacataaatatgtaaatgaaatagTGCTTTTACTTGAACACCTATTCTGTATAAATGTTCTGGTTCTATTATCAACACACTGCAGAATTCCCTATTTGCATGGGATTGACTTCTTCTGTCATCACTAAAATATCATCATTTAATTTGGATTTCTCATTCTCTCACTTATGGCGAAATTGTTATATAGAGAAGGAACAGTGTTTTTTTTGCTGAGGTTTGGTAAACCTGCCTACATATTGATGAAATGTGGTAGATTTCCATACCCTGcactgtaatttacatgtaggtGGAGAATCTCCGAAAATTACCCAAGATTATTTCAATCGTACCTATTTACAGAccttaaataaaatatgttcgATTAGTTAGGTCAGCAAACAGTTGTGGGACTATGGATCAGTAGATTGTCTAGACAAATCCACAAAATgatattccaaaaaaaaatgtttgacatTGTGAAGGCGGCCAGTTATATCACCCGGAGTGTGGTTGAGATGTATGATGTACAGTACTAATGACTTGGCAGATTTAAAAATAACAGTTACAGTACTTTTCAAGACCAATGGGTTATAACATATCAATATATTTGGTaagatatttttcaattttttcaattGAATCAACAAAGATGTCCACATTGCCAGTTCAGATTTAAGTCTGACTATTATCCCTGTCCCCACCTGATTTGATACAAAGCCGATTCCAACTGAATTAATTCAGGTAAAATCGGTTTGAAATCAGTTTCTTTCCCTATGAGAAAAATGAGCATTGTATATGAATCGACAATCTGGTTTTgaacaaatttactttgaattggTACAAAATCCAGCTCCCCTCAGGTgatttcaaactgattcaactaaaTAGCTTCAAAACCAATTTAGTGTGTGAGGGGACAGGAGAACCAATGTCAATCATAGAAAGTACAAAGATTTTGAACCGATTTTACTATTGCACATGGGGACGGGGCTTATTTCTCTAGAAACAAGGCAAGCATCTAGGCACTTTCAAATACTGTGCATTCCTTACAAGTTCAAGGTCAGATAAGTACATCTGTTCACTATTAATCTGTGTCTTTgcttgaaaagaaaatatgcaAACTTGGCTTAGCCTAACATTTTAATAAGAACTACATTCTCCTGTGTCTGAATCGCTGTTGTTCTCTCAGAAAAAATTCAACATAATATGACCGACAGAAGAGATTGACTTTAACTTTGATGTCATCAACTTTTGACCATCACATTAATTTACAAGTTGTTTAGAAACATGCAAATATCTGCATTTTACTTGCCTAGTGTTAAGTTACACTGTCCTGGACGCTTTTGTAAATTATGTTTAACAGCAAATTCTGAACTTTATAAACTCATACATTTTCTACAACGATATTAAAACATGCCCAATAGTAACGATTTTGTTCAGTGAAATGAAACTTGGGTAGACACAGTGGCCTGCAGTATAACATGCCCTGACTGAAGTGGCTAAAGTGACTTGCTAACATTGCCAATATCAAAGCCATAATTGAACTTTATCCTAGACTGTACATACCAATATGTGTGATTGAACATAAAGAAGAAAGAACAGTATAAAATACCTGTATAGGTTTCATGCttacaaaataaaacttaaacgagtaaaaaaaatcttactgTGATATGCatactatataattatgtagTCCTGTATGATGAGTAAACTCCCTTGATAAAAAAGGTGTTTTCTCGGTATAAACAACAGTTATTCTTTTTGTAGATGTATTTATGACTTCCTTTTGGTCCGTTATTCATATAACCTTAGACTCTAAGACACATCGCGTCGCtccaccctcactggcctcctggaggggttgactgatgtgtgagggtgccccatcatgACATACCTTACAGATTAACATAACCTATAATGAGAACACCACATTTTAAAAGTACCAGAATATTGAACTAATGTCATTAGCCTTTACACAGTAAAAGGTAGCCTGTATGATTTCATATCAACCTATCATTCATAATTCTGTACCTTCTTCATGACACACAGGTGGTGTAGGTTGTAACTGTCAGTAGTACCCGCAGTACTAACATGTGGCCAAAAACCCTAAAACACATTAAATGTCTTCGAAAGAACTAAATcatgaaaaacattaaaataaaagtttggaataaaaaaacagaaaaagcCTTCTCTCTCCAAATATTCACAGATGTCAAAAATTCTGTAACTTCCATATAACACTGTCATCTGGATTCCATCCAATGCCTACATacagttatgtatgtatatatatatttatgcatagacagtggagaagaatCTTCACCACTGTCTGTGGTATATGTATGTCCATTGGTATGTGTAGTCATTTGTGATTGCATGTTTTATAAATAAGTCATGGTCTCTCTGCAAACTTAAAACTAGCTGGTCATTTGccaataattaatttattaccTTACATGCAAGTATGATTTTCACTACGTTTAGATTAGGAAAGTAGAAAAGTATTGATTGATTTCGTAGATACAGATGTATAAATTACATGACACATGGGTCTTACATTGCTGgcttattacatgtacatttgtatttgtgcaGAACATTTCTGAGACTATTCCATGGCCATTACAGAGTAGTGGGTTCACTAATCAGGGTTAGCCCAATTAAGTTAtggagtagtgggttccaccctatgatttcacctaataataaCGGTTCTACCCAGACCTTTAGAGGGTAGTGGAATCCATgctatgatttcacctaataatcaggttCCACCtaggcctttatagagtagtggcttccaccctatgatttcacttAATAATCTGGGTCCTACCTAGGTCTTTATACAGTAGTGGGTTCCATGCTATGAGTTCACTTAATAATCTGGGTCCTACCTAGGTCTTTATACAGTAGTGGGTTCCATGCTATGAGTTCACTTAATAATCTGGGTCCTACCTAGGTCTTTATACAGTAGTGGGTTCCATGCTATGAGTTCACTTAATAATCTGGGTCCTACCTAGGTCTTTATACAGTAGTGGGTTCCATGCTATGagttcacctaataatcagggttctacgCAGGCCTTTATACAGTAGTGGATTCTACCCTACAATTTCACTTAATAATCAGAGTTTTACGCAGGCCTTTAtggagtagtgggttccaccctatgagtTCACTGAACAATCAGGTTCTGCCTCGACCTTTAGAgtagtgggttctaccctatgatttcaccttaTAATAATGGTTCTCCCTAGAAGAGTGGATTCCACCCTGTGTTAAAATGTAGtggctataatataatatgtcaCATAACAATCAATTTGATATGGATATTTACAAAACTCAGACCCTATAACcctattatttttatttttttatttttatttttttttggggggggaggggttggAGGGGGTTCATTACATATCAATTGTTGTGAAAGATAATTTTCCTTGTAATAAACTTATATGTACTAAATGTATCAGTCTATATCTTTTTTCAAAGCATTAACCAGCCAATCATCACTGTACACATCTGTTGGACCATTGTcgctatcatcatcatcaccatcgtcgtcgtcatccaTATCACTGGCCTTCTGAAGTAGTTTAGAATAGCTGAGTCGTCTTTTGCTTCGAGGTGCATATTTGGTTATGATTAGAAAAATGATAGCCCATAATAGCGCCAGCAGGGCAACACCACGGAAAAGAGTCTGTGGACTGAAACTGTCATAAACAAAGCCACTAGAAAAACAGCCTATACTGAATCCAACTTGCCAGTATAAAGTCCAGAAAACATGTTGCATTGTGCGATCCAAGCCTGGAGGGGCAGTGTGCTCTGCATATGTCATAGATAAAACTAGTAAACTTGCAATACTGAACATACTCATAATCTCAATGGGAACGACAGCCCATGGCGTCCACAGAAACGAATAATAGATACATTGTAGAGACACTGAGGCAAGTGATATGCACATGAGTCCTGTCTGAGTAAGCTTTTTGCTAAACCAGGTACACAAATACAGCATTGGTATTTGGGAAAGagcacacacactgacagacagaccaaTTGCTAGTTCTGTGCCATGCAAGTCTGTGACAAgccaaaataaaaacacaaatttggAAGCACTTATAATTCCTGTCAGGAACATTGAGATTGCATACGCGATGGTATGCGAGTCACTGAACACTAGCTTGATGCACTTGAGCAGTTTGTTGTGGCTGTGATCTTTGCTTGGTGTCGGCTGCACTGGAAAGAACAGAACGACGAGGAACGCCAGACCCATCAGGGCGGCAAAACCATAGAAATGAATCATGAAGTGACTGATGTTGAAATTCAGCAAACACGGCGTGCTTTCAATGATGATGGATATAGTAACTCCCCATATGACATAACCACACAGACTCCAAAACTTCTGCTGTCCATACTTCTctacatcatcaacatcatccaGAAATCCAAAGAACGTGTCGTCAAGTAGTCTCTCAAAAGGTGATGATACTATGTCCCCTAGAATGGATATCATCAGCACAACGATGAACACTTTAAAGGTACTTGCTAGTATTTCATCTGTGATCAATGTAACATCCTCTCGTAGTTCATTCTTGTCTTCTGATCGCTTTCTGATATTACTAAGTTGTGGATACAGCTTCTTGTCTGATAACACACTAAACAAATCTTGATCATGTTCTTGCAGCCACCTATCAAATTTGTCTGTTGTTGTGGCTTTTTGTACAAAGCTGGATGGTTTCTTTGGATCATACTCATTTTGGTATGGCTTCCCATACACTGGTTTCGTATCATACGTGTCCAACTGATAAGGGTTCTCCTGGTAGTGTTCTGTCAGTGATTTTTTGAAACCATTTTTATTACTTTCTGCAGATCTTGTTTCAATATCTCTATAATTCAGTATCAGAGTGTTTGTTTCTAAATTGTTCTGCACAAAGTTTTCCACTTTGTTCTCACTATTTTTCATCGTGTTCTTGATTTGTTGGTGTTTTGTTGTTATGTCCTGTTCTGTGATGGGTGAAAAAGTTGTTTCAATTTCTCCAGTCCCACTGAAACCACCAATGAGTCCATTTTCATCACCACTCAAACTTCGCAGTGTGTGGCTGGGGTCAGAGTTCACCCCCCCTTGACTGATTCCAAAATTATCACTGCTAGGTGCAGTTGAAGGGGTCACCTGCATGTTCCACGGTTTTTCGTTATTACTTTTGGCAGAACTGGTAGAAGTTTTAAAATCATTTATAAAATTTGGTAATGTTGCAGTTGTTCTCTCTGTAATTCCCTCCACAGGTGTTGTCACAGCTATCCCTTGAACTTGTCCCTTGGCAGTGGCTGAACTATTGGTACAAAACATGAACACATCTTTGTCCTGTGCTGGTGGAATCAACATCAATCCCAGATGAGATGCGATGgaaacaaacattgaaataataatGGCAATCCTGtatttgttaaattttgtaGCACAACGACTCCACACTGGTGTAGCCAGTAAAGCTACTATTGCCTTCGTTCCAAAGATAATTCCAGTCTGAGTAGCTGACAGACCCAGCTGTCTGAAGTATAACGTCAAAAATGGAAAAAGACATGCTTTCCCTGAGTTGTAgatgaaatagaaaatgttGGCAATTGCCAGTGATTTCTTTAAATTTACTTGCTCTTGTTTCGCCATATTCTTCTTCTTTGCCAGTTAATTGCACAATCTACATGTACCTGCACGCATCAAGTTTTCTGACGATCACTGTAAATCTCAGCATTGTCATCTTTCATGCAAATTTTGACACCTGAAAAAAATAGAGGAAGAAAATTATATGACATGTGTGTAGCTGCAGCTTCAAcaatttttttggaaatttttttgtttagataaattaacttactcgtaatatcatacatcctgaatagtattgaatcacttgtGGATAAATGCATTTTTGTAACTGTCTACATGATATGGTACagtaaatcaaatcaaattgatttttgggtccgcacccaaaacagcgccctcaatggcaatAATAGTGACCATTAAtcaacagatacaatgtctttttataagaaACTAAACAGTTAGTGGATATATATCTTTCATTAGTTGATGCAAAAAAATGTCTCATTTgtagctagtgcaggtttaaaacACATTGCATTTTTTTGGCATGTAATAAACCAAGTATTCATTTACCCATACAAAGGTAAGTCTGTCTACTAGTGTGATTACATTAAAACTCCAAATGTTAATATTAAGCTGCATGTATCATTCATCATCACGGTGGCAGAAGTTCATAGCATTACACACCCAGTACCACATTCATACACATAAAGAAATAATCTTGAAAGGTTTACCACAGGATATCATCAACATAACAGCTTCAGAACAATTCAAACAAGCAATAACAACATTCACCAGAACACAGGACAACAACATCAAGGACTaataacaaatcattttgtgaactggtggtccctggaccagtgccttaaaaaatccagtggtcctgctgaaagaattagtggtacAAGGTAATATTTGTGCAggtctgcccccccccccccccccccccccccccccccccccccgcaaaaAAAAAGCTAGttccggacccaggaccagtggatttgttcacccctgaaaaCCATTGCGCACATCACATCCTACTCATTTTGTTCCACTAGAGATGTTGAGTAGTATatcaaagaagaagaagatCAACGTTGCAATAATATACATACCTtgcaaaaatttaaaaataaaacactcaaaatgtaaataatttactgtacattcctactaattttaacattttagtGTATTATTGATACACTAATTTTATTAAtacacaaaaatattaaaatcactcATAAACATTACAACTCAAAGCCAGCAAATATACTAGTagattttaattaataaaaaaagcAACAcccaaaaagtaaaaaaaattgaaattttaattttcttacaatatgaTCTTAAGGCcaattccaaaacaaaataaaaatattgtgtttccaataacctcTACTTTAAGCTGCCAaccatatacattttttttacattcaaaaagaTAAAATGGTGACAGTTCACTTCTGTTTCCATGTAAAATTTTTGGCAAAACTATCTTTTTGGTAAttcttaaaataaaaatcccccagagaaaccaggtctttttcAGATTACAAGATGAATGTATACGGTACAGCCTGCATATTGTCTTCATCTACTTCACACCATCGTCGAAAAGCatgaccgttttacggtaccattcttaacgagccggtccctacttttatttcaaagaaataacatctctggtttgcgagaatgcttcACACATCCTTGGCTTCAGTTACTTCTTTTACATCTCATCAAACTATCatagaagtattgtgaccaatggGCATGTTGTCTTAGGGTTGAACTTGAAGTAAGTtctcaaaacaacaacaaataaaaaacaaaattccgacctacctatcCCTATTTCATGAAGCCATATTATcggaaacaattttttaaaattttatttctgCCTAATTTAATTACAAGATGGATGTATATTGTAGTTGGAATCAACCATGAATGCTAGAACTAGAAGACAGTgcttataaatttaaaaaaagtgtgAATAAAATTATCAAGGAAATAAATATTGACtttcaaaatcatatttatataattaggGAGTGATAGGTAAAAACAAGAGTCAAGCAGCGAAATGAGATGATGGTGGTAGGTAAGCCTCATCAATTTTGAAACAATTCATTTCAGAATGAAATAGTCACTAGTACAACATAAACCACTTACCTTGATCACGAACAATTTATCATACTGGAATTTGAAACTGGGCGTGTataacttcaaatttcagataataatatcaaattttgtaaaCCGAATGTTTCGTTAAATTTTTTAACAGGTTTACCTGCGGGGAGGGCGTAACCATCTTCTGAGTAAAATGGGTTTCAATGTGTTGAATGATTTGATAAAATCGTGGAGGCATAAATTTCATCCATGCATCCATAACAGAATTTTGTCCGAATCTACCCCCATGGTCCGACCTTTTTTATTTGGAAATAGTTGCTTGTGACTCTCTGACTTACATTGTGAATGTGAGCGAGTGTATTtttgtactgtgtagtgta is a window of Glandiceps talaboti chromosome 5, keGlaTala1.1, whole genome shotgun sequence DNA encoding:
- the LOC144435633 gene encoding major facilitator superfamily domain-containing protein 6-like protein A; translation: MAKQEQVNLKKSLAIANIFYFIYNSGKACLFPFLTLYFRQLGLSATQTGIIFGTKAIVALLATPVWSRCATKFNKYRIAIIISMFVSIASHLGLMLIPPAQDKDVFMFCTNSSATAKGQVQGIAVTTPVEGITERTTATLPNFINDFKTSTSSAKSNNEKPWNMQVTPSTAPSSDNFGISQGGVNSDPSHTLRSLSGDENGLIGGFSGTGEIETTFSPITEQDITTKHQQIKNTMKNSENKVENFVQNNLETNTLILNYRDIETRSAESNKNGFKKSLTEHYQENPYQLDTYDTKPVYGKPYQNEYDPKKPSSFVQKATTTDKFDRWLQEHDQDLFSVLSDKKLYPQLSNIRKRSEDKNELREDVTLITDEILASTFKVFIVVLMISILGDIVSSPFERLLDDTFFGFLDDVDDVEKYGQQKFWSLCGYVIWGVTISIIIESTPCLLNFNISHFMIHFYGFAALMGLAFLVVLFFPVQPTPSKDHSHNKLLKCIKLVFSDSHTIAYAISMFLTGIISASKFVFLFWLVTDLHGTELAIGLSVSVCALSQIPMLYLCTWFSKKLTQTGLMCISLASVSLQCIYYSFLWTPWAVVPIEIMSMFSIASLLVLSMTYAEHTAPPGLDRTMQHVFWTLYWQVGFSIGCFSSGFVYDSFSPQTLFRGVALLALLWAIIFLIITKYAPRSKRRLSYSKLLQKASDMDDDDDGDDDDSDNGPTDVYSDDWLVNALKKDID